In Geobacter anodireducens, a genomic segment contains:
- a CDS encoding preprotein translocase subunit SecE, with protein MIAKTKEFLTEVRAELGKVTWPTRKETVSTTWVVVAIVVLISIYLGVCDVVLAKLMRIILG; from the coding sequence GTGATCGCCAAAACAAAAGAATTTCTCACGGAAGTCAGAGCCGAGCTTGGCAAGGTAACTTGGCCTACCCGCAAAGAAACCGTCTCAACCACCTGGGTCGTTGTCGCGATTGTTGTGCTCATATCCATCTATCTCGGCGTCTGCGATGTTGTGCTCGCCAAGCTGATGCGCATCATCCTGGGGTAA
- the rpmG gene encoding 50S ribosomal protein L33 (in Escherichia coli BM108, a mutation that results in lack of L33 synthesis had no effect on ribosome synthesis or function; there are paralogous genes in several bacterial genomes, and a CXXC motif for zinc binding and an upstream regulation region of the paralog lacking this motif that are regulated by zinc similar to other ribosomal proteins like L31; the proteins in this group have the CXXC motif) — MRDIITLGCTECKQRNYTTTKNKKNTPQKLEFKKYCRFCRTHTVHKETK, encoded by the coding sequence ATGAGAGATATCATCACCCTCGGCTGCACCGAGTGCAAGCAGAGGAACTACACAACCACCAAGAACAAGAAGAACACGCCCCAGAAACTTGAGTTCAAGAAGTACTGCCGCTTCTGCCGTACCCATACCGTGCACAAGGAAACCAAGTAA